In the Aromatoleum bremense genome, one interval contains:
- a CDS encoding N-acyl amino acid synthase FeeM domain-containing protein — MRWASSLHATNRNPLYSRKKYTTAYSVHNPLPVEFGARPETDRALLAPEFVRAVSSSNDEAQTQMTEAAYHAERITKAKQSRLKPSLSIVDYRFGAMDPDFAIRRDGYHVRLVHDDMDGVYGKISKLIQRMYSWRGLATDQPAKLSKHAGQTTLAACKGDLLFGTLTVGIDSPRGLLADTLYQGEIDEARSNGARVCEVTRLAMDPSHSSPEVLASVFHLAFMITRLVHHMTDLFIEVHPRHTAFYSRMMGYEVAGPERICPRVGAPAVLMRLSLEHAEHEIRRIGGNASSRDRSLYRLFFSPAEQDKMLLDLQSPRFAV, encoded by the coding sequence ATGCGCTGGGCAAGTTCCCTTCATGCTACGAATCGTAACCCCTTATACAGCAGGAAAAAATACACAACCGCTTACAGCGTCCATAATCCCCTGCCGGTAGAGTTCGGCGCGCGGCCTGAAACGGATCGCGCTCTTCTTGCCCCCGAATTCGTCCGGGCGGTTTCCTCCTCCAATGACGAGGCGCAAACACAAATGACAGAAGCAGCTTACCACGCCGAACGCATTACAAAAGCGAAGCAATCACGCTTGAAACCGTCGCTTTCAATCGTCGACTACAGATTCGGCGCGATGGATCCGGACTTTGCGATCAGGCGGGATGGATATCACGTTCGGCTTGTCCATGACGACATGGACGGCGTATACGGCAAAATCAGCAAGCTCATCCAGCGGATGTATTCATGGCGCGGGCTTGCGACGGATCAGCCGGCGAAGCTGTCGAAACATGCCGGCCAGACAACGCTGGCGGCTTGCAAGGGAGACCTTCTTTTCGGCACCTTGACGGTGGGCATCGATTCGCCCCGCGGCTTACTCGCCGACACACTTTACCAGGGCGAGATCGACGAGGCGCGCAGCAATGGCGCACGGGTATGCGAAGTGACCCGGCTGGCAATGGACCCGTCGCACAGTTCGCCGGAAGTGCTGGCGTCGGTTTTTCACCTCGCTTTCATGATCACGCGCCTCGTGCATCACATGACGGATCTGTTCATCGAGGTGCATCCCCGGCATACGGCCTTCTACAGTCGCATGATGGGCTACGAGGTCGCGGGGCCGGAACGCATCTGCCCGCGCGTCGGCGCCCCCGCAGTGCTGATGCGGCTTTCACTCGAACACGCGGAACACGAAATCCGGCGCATCGGCGGGAATGCGTCGTCGCGGGACCGCAGCCTCTACCGTCTGTTTTTCTCGCCTGCCGAACAGGACAAGATGTTGCTGGACCTGCAAAGTCCGCGCTTCGCGGTCTGA
- a CDS encoding XrtA system polysaccharide chain length determinant, with translation MEELLSRMVGYLHGMWRFRWWGLTFAWIVGIAGGFVIYSMPDRYESTARIFVDTQSVLRPLMSGLAVQPNINQQIAILSRTLITRPNVEKLITMADLDLEVRTPAEREALIAELTGGLEIVGTGRDNLFTLAYQDAHPERAQRIVQALVSLFVESGLVGKRQDSASARRFIDEQIAGYEQKLAEAENRLKDFRLRNMALLGDGGRDYVSQMNELSAQLGQAELELKETENSRDSLKRQLAGEDAVLLSQPENPAAVALPEIDGRIDALEKNLDGLLLRYTDDHPDVVGARRVIAQLEEQKQKEIEAMRKVDASAPWVPNANPVVQQMKISLADAEAMVASRQARVAEFGSRLARLRASAELLPKIEAEQTQLNRDYEVHKRNYELLVARRESANISVEMTTQGGITEFRVIDPPSLPNKPAAPNRVLLMPFAGLIGLAAGIALTFLLSQLRPAFDNVRSLREITGLPVLGAVSLVADPVRERRRRRGLLAFGGGVAGFVMTVVGMTAMVQLLQG, from the coding sequence ATGGAAGAACTTCTTTCTCGGATGGTCGGGTACCTGCACGGCATGTGGCGCTTCCGCTGGTGGGGGCTCACATTTGCGTGGATCGTCGGCATCGCGGGAGGCTTCGTGATCTATTCGATGCCCGATCGTTACGAATCCACGGCACGCATCTTCGTTGACACGCAGTCGGTGTTGCGCCCGCTGATGTCGGGGCTCGCGGTTCAACCCAACATCAACCAGCAGATCGCGATCCTGAGCCGCACCCTGATCACGCGCCCGAACGTCGAAAAGCTCATCACGATGGCCGACCTCGATCTGGAGGTGCGCACCCCCGCCGAGCGCGAGGCGCTCATCGCCGAGCTCACGGGAGGGCTGGAGATCGTGGGTACCGGCCGGGACAACCTGTTCACGCTGGCCTACCAGGACGCTCATCCGGAGCGCGCCCAGCGCATCGTCCAGGCCCTGGTGTCACTGTTCGTCGAATCGGGGCTGGTCGGGAAACGCCAGGATTCCGCTTCGGCGCGGCGCTTCATCGACGAGCAGATCGCCGGTTACGAGCAAAAGCTTGCCGAAGCCGAAAACCGCCTGAAGGACTTTCGCCTGCGCAACATGGCACTGCTCGGCGACGGCGGGCGCGACTACGTTTCACAGATGAATGAATTGTCTGCCCAACTGGGGCAGGCGGAACTCGAACTCAAGGAAACGGAGAATTCCCGCGATTCGCTCAAGCGCCAGTTGGCCGGCGAGGACGCCGTGCTTCTGTCGCAGCCGGAGAACCCGGCCGCGGTCGCGTTGCCCGAGATCGACGGGCGGATCGACGCGCTGGAAAAAAATCTCGACGGCCTGCTGCTGCGCTATACGGACGACCACCCCGACGTTGTCGGCGCACGGCGCGTGATTGCGCAGCTCGAGGAGCAGAAACAGAAAGAAATCGAAGCGATGCGCAAGGTCGACGCCTCCGCGCCGTGGGTGCCGAATGCCAACCCGGTCGTGCAGCAGATGAAGATCTCGCTCGCCGACGCCGAGGCCATGGTCGCGTCGCGGCAGGCACGGGTGGCCGAGTTCGGTTCGCGGCTTGCACGGTTGCGCGCGTCGGCCGAACTGCTGCCGAAGATCGAAGCCGAGCAAACGCAGTTGAACCGCGATTATGAAGTACATAAGCGCAACTATGAATTGCTGGTGGCGCGTCGCGAGTCGGCAAACATATCGGTGGAAATGACCACTCAGGGCGGCATCACGGAATTTCGCGTGATCGACCCGCCGAGCCTGCCGAACAAGCCTGCGGCACCCAACCGCGTCCTGCTGATGCCATTTGCCGGGTTGATTGGGCTGGCAGCCGGCATCGCATTGACTTTCCTGCTCTCGCAGCTTCGCCCGGCCTTCGACAATGTGCGTTCGCTGCGGGAAATCACCGGCCTGCCGGTGCTCGGCGCGGTTTCGCTGGTTGCCGACCCCGTGCGCGAAAGGCGAAGGCGCCGCGGCCTGCTGGCATTTGGCGGAGGCGTTGCCGGGTTCGTCATGACGGTTGTTGGAATGACCGCGATGGTTCAGTTGCTGCAAGGCTAG
- a CDS encoding XrtA/PEP-CTERM system exopolysaccharide export protein, whose protein sequence is MKDNASMLADGVRKFLGLTIAAGLLSGCATSSFPPAPSLASDADYNYVIGPGDNVNIVVWRNPELSMSVPVRPDGKITTPLVEDLPALGKDSSTLARDIEKALAKFIREPIVTVIVTAFVGPYSEQVRVVGEATTPQTLPYVQKMTLLDVMIAVGGITEFADGNGASILRTGEGNKQYSVRIEDLIKDGDVSANVEVRPGDVLIIPQSWF, encoded by the coding sequence ATGAAAGACAATGCATCGATGTTGGCTGACGGTGTCCGCAAGTTCCTGGGATTGACGATTGCGGCGGGGCTGTTGTCGGGGTGTGCGACGTCCTCGTTTCCGCCGGCACCGAGCCTCGCGTCCGATGCCGATTACAACTATGTGATCGGGCCCGGCGACAACGTGAATATCGTCGTGTGGCGAAACCCCGAATTGTCGATGTCGGTGCCGGTGCGGCCGGACGGAAAGATCACGACGCCACTGGTCGAGGATCTGCCCGCGCTAGGGAAGGATTCGTCGACGCTTGCGCGCGATATCGAGAAGGCACTCGCCAAGTTCATTCGCGAGCCGATCGTGACGGTCATCGTGACCGCTTTCGTCGGGCCCTATAGCGAGCAGGTTCGCGTGGTCGGCGAGGCGACAACGCCGCAGACTCTGCCCTACGTGCAGAAGATGACGCTGCTCGACGTGATGATTGCGGTGGGGGGCATCACCGAGTTTGCCGACGGCAACGGCGCGTCGATTCTCCGTACCGGTGAAGGAAACAAGCAGTACAGCGTTCGCATCGAGGATCTGATCAAGGATGGCGACGTGTCGGCGAACGTCGAAGTGCGGCCGGGCGACGTCCTGATCATCCCCCAGAGCTGGTTCTGA